One region of uncultured Methanolobus sp. genomic DNA includes:
- a CDS encoding ABC transporter ATP-binding protein — MSEIINLTILGGVNKEGADEPIRSVDISRGEIVGIVGPTGSGKSTLIDDIEQLAQGDTPTGRTILVNGERPDANIRVDPRKKLVAQLSQNMHFLADMTVEEFLQMHARSRGKDESLVSRVIELANTLTGEPIAPHHHLTALSGGQSRSLMTADIAVISDSPVVLIDEVENAGIKKQEALQLLAGEGKIVVVVTHDPVLALMSSRRIVIRNGGMVDIITTSQEEQDVCCKISEVDNWLMSLRETIRRGDIVGEVA; from the coding sequence ATGAGTGAAATAATAAACCTTACAATACTGGGCGGAGTCAATAAAGAAGGAGCTGACGAACCAATCAGATCAGTAGATATTTCCCGTGGTGAGATCGTGGGAATTGTAGGTCCTACCGGCTCCGGGAAGAGTACTCTTATCGATGATATTGAACAGCTTGCCCAGGGTGACACTCCAACAGGCAGGACAATTCTTGTCAACGGGGAGAGACCTGACGCAAACATACGTGTTGACCCACGCAAGAAACTTGTTGCACAGCTCTCTCAGAATATGCATTTCCTTGCAGACATGACAGTTGAGGAATTCCTGCAGATGCACGCACGCAGCAGGGGTAAGGATGAAAGCCTTGTCTCAAGAGTTATCGAACTTGCTAATACACTCACAGGTGAGCCTATTGCTCCCCACCACCACCTCACAGCTCTCAGCGGTGGCCAGTCCAGGTCACTTATGACAGCAGACATTGCAGTAATAAGCGACTCACCTGTGGTCCTCATTGATGAAGTTGAGAATGCCGGTATCAAGAAACAGGAAGCTCTCCAGTTACTTGCAGGTGAGGGTAAGATTGTTGTTGTTGTCACACATGACCCTGTACTTGCTCTTATGTCTTCACGCAGGATTGTTATAAGGAACGGTGGTATGGTTGACATAATCACTACAAGCCAGGAAGAGCAGGATGTCTGCTGCAAGATAAGCGAAGTTGACAACTGGCTCATGTCCCTGAGAGAAACCATCAGACGAGGCGATATTGTGGGAGAGGTTGCATGA
- a CDS encoding GTP-binding protein, with protein MKLVVLAGTPGSGKTSVLLHTIKALMRNEKRPAVVKVDCLWTDDDQRFKRLDIPVHVGLARDMCPDHFTIYNTEEMLRWAEEEGADVLLSETAGLCLRCAPYPDECLAVCVIDVTTGPNTPLKVGPLLTTADVVVMTKGDLVSQAEREVFRERVLEVNPECNIVEANGLTGKGAFELAELIRSGPDAVDDMLLRYNPPLAICSLCTGENRVARKHHMGVLRNLDGFMEYKGE; from the coding sequence ATGAAACTGGTAGTACTTGCAGGCACGCCGGGTTCTGGAAAAACCTCTGTTCTTTTGCATACCATTAAAGCTCTCATGAGGAATGAGAAACGTCCCGCAGTTGTCAAGGTAGACTGTCTATGGACTGACGATGACCAGCGTTTCAAGAGGCTGGACATCCCTGTGCATGTAGGACTTGCCAGGGACATGTGTCCTGACCATTTTACTATTTACAACACCGAGGAAATGCTCAGATGGGCAGAGGAAGAAGGTGCCGATGTCCTGCTGAGTGAAACAGCCGGACTTTGCCTGCGCTGTGCTCCATATCCTGATGAGTGCCTTGCTGTATGTGTTATTGACGTTACGACAGGTCCGAACACTCCACTAAAGGTTGGACCGTTGCTTACAACTGCTGACGTAGTTGTCATGACAAAAGGCGACCTTGTTTCACAGGCAGAGCGTGAGGTATTCAGGGAACGTGTACTTGAGGTTAACCCTGAATGTAACATTGTTGAAGCTAACGGACTAACAGGAAAAGGTGCTTTCGAACTTGCTGAGCTTATCCGCTCCGGTCCTGATGCTGTGGATGATATGCTTCTGCGTTACAACCCGCCACTTGCAATATGCTCACTCTGTACCGGTGAGAACAGGGTTGCAAGAAAGCATCACATGGGAGTCCTGAGAAACCTTGACGGTTTCATGGAATACAAGGGGGAATAA